The proteins below are encoded in one region of Planctopirus limnophila DSM 3776:
- a CDS encoding transglutaminase family protein: MTIRVALHHKTVYTYDRLVSMAPHIVRLRPAPHCRTPIVSYSLKIEPKDHYLNWQQDPHGNFLARLVFPKQTTEFSVSVDLIADMTVINPFDFFLEEYAEQFPFIYEPWLKSELAAYLAVPTATPALKAYIETVDQKPQRTIDFLVELNRQLHRDICYVIRLEHGVQSPEETLTKRSGSCRDSAWLLVHILRHLGYAARFASGYLLQLTPDVKALDGPSGAEYDFTDLHAWTEVYLPGAGWVGLDPTSGLLCGEGHIPLACTPEPGSAAPITGAIDPCETKFHFEMEVVRVHEDPRVTKPYTDEQWQRIMRLGNDVDRHLNAADVRLTMGGEPTFVSIDDMEGDEWNTAAIGPTKRMRADVLSRRIRERFANGALIHYGQGKWYPGEPLPRWAFTLISRKDGLPVWRDRNLMADETTKYDFDFADARRFIELLAKNLEVTTSTIVDGYEDVAYYAMREMRLPINVDVFDNKLKDKQERERIVRLFERGLGKPTGCVLPLRRNRWNSTPHWVTAEWPVRRDQFYLLPGDSAMGFRLPLDSLPYISDERLGRLVDRDPLEPLPPLPVPKALRRAAQAMIPATPIGVASTSGANLWSAQNLGEAAQDRPSTEHWGFGEGATVSSVARKTLAPGSDGASSLPADRSGVYSGPPSNGHDGHNGSNGNSDSHQDSHWKQPEPFQMNDSWVRTALIVEPRDGRMFVFLPPVETAECFLDLIAAIEETAAELSMPVAVEGYLPPYDPRLLVWKITPDPGVIEVNTPPTETWNDLAELTTGLYDEARLSRLGTEKFMLDGRHSGTGGGNHVVLGGKTPADSPFLRRPDLLRSLITYWNNHPSLSYLFSGLFIGPTSQAPRVDEGRKDTLYELELAFEQIPDHTSVPPWLVDRIFRNLLVDVTGNTHRAEFCIDKLYSPDSSTGRLGLVEFRGFEMPPHARMSLTQQLLIRAIVAWFWEEPYRHPPVHWGTSLHDRFMLPHFLEEDFQCVIGELQNAGFAFENDWFNPHLEFRCQKIGEISLGSVHIEFRTALEPWYVLGEEGAPGGTARYVDSSVERLQVKVKGLTPGRQVLTVNGRRIPLHPTGTESEYVAGIRYRAWQPPSCLHPTIGIHSPLTFDVVDTWLNRSVGGAQYHVVHPGGRGYDVFPVNSYEAESRRMTRFYKMNHTGGAMKLPPEHTNRHFPFTLDLRRPTAPMFM, from the coding sequence ATGACGATCCGTGTCGCTCTTCATCACAAAACTGTCTACACCTACGATCGATTGGTATCGATGGCCCCGCATATTGTGCGGCTCAGACCGGCGCCTCATTGCCGGACACCAATTGTTTCCTATTCGCTCAAAATTGAGCCCAAAGACCATTATCTGAACTGGCAGCAGGATCCTCACGGCAACTTTCTGGCACGTCTGGTTTTCCCCAAACAGACCACAGAATTCAGTGTGAGCGTCGACCTGATTGCCGACATGACAGTCATCAATCCGTTTGACTTTTTCCTCGAAGAGTACGCCGAGCAATTTCCGTTCATCTACGAACCATGGCTCAAATCGGAACTGGCAGCCTATCTGGCGGTTCCCACAGCGACTCCAGCTCTCAAGGCCTACATTGAAACTGTCGATCAAAAGCCACAGAGAACGATTGATTTTCTGGTTGAACTGAACCGTCAGCTTCATCGAGACATCTGCTACGTCATCCGCCTCGAACATGGCGTTCAGTCTCCAGAAGAGACCTTAACTAAACGATCGGGTTCCTGCCGGGATTCTGCGTGGCTGCTGGTTCATATTCTGAGGCACCTTGGTTACGCCGCACGTTTCGCCTCGGGATATCTGCTACAACTGACTCCTGATGTCAAAGCTCTGGATGGCCCCTCTGGTGCCGAATATGACTTCACCGATCTGCACGCCTGGACCGAAGTCTATCTTCCGGGAGCAGGCTGGGTAGGACTGGATCCCACTTCTGGCCTGCTTTGTGGCGAAGGACATATCCCTCTGGCTTGTACGCCCGAGCCAGGTTCTGCGGCACCTATCACGGGAGCCATTGATCCTTGTGAAACGAAGTTCCATTTCGAAATGGAGGTCGTTCGAGTTCACGAAGATCCCCGAGTCACCAAGCCTTACACAGACGAGCAGTGGCAACGGATCATGCGGCTGGGGAACGATGTGGATCGTCACCTGAATGCAGCCGACGTGCGACTGACGATGGGTGGTGAGCCGACGTTTGTTTCCATCGACGACATGGAAGGCGATGAATGGAATACGGCTGCCATTGGACCAACGAAACGAATGCGGGCTGACGTCCTTTCTCGTCGTATTCGCGAGCGTTTTGCCAATGGAGCACTGATTCATTATGGCCAGGGAAAATGGTATCCAGGAGAGCCATTACCACGCTGGGCATTTACGCTGATCTCGCGGAAAGATGGGTTACCCGTCTGGCGTGATCGGAATCTCATGGCTGACGAAACGACCAAGTACGACTTTGATTTTGCGGATGCCCGACGGTTTATCGAACTGCTGGCTAAAAATCTCGAAGTCACGACCAGCACTATTGTGGATGGATATGAAGACGTGGCGTATTACGCCATGCGTGAAATGCGTTTGCCGATCAATGTCGATGTCTTCGACAACAAGCTCAAAGACAAGCAGGAGCGCGAGCGTATCGTGCGACTGTTTGAGCGAGGTCTGGGCAAGCCCACGGGTTGTGTCTTGCCATTGCGCCGTAATCGCTGGAACTCGACGCCGCATTGGGTCACTGCCGAATGGCCTGTCAGGCGCGATCAGTTCTATCTGCTCCCGGGTGATTCCGCGATGGGCTTCCGCCTGCCGCTGGATTCGCTGCCTTATATTTCCGATGAACGTCTTGGACGACTGGTCGATCGAGATCCTCTGGAACCATTGCCTCCACTTCCTGTCCCTAAAGCACTCCGGCGGGCAGCTCAGGCGATGATTCCTGCAACTCCGATTGGAGTCGCCTCGACCAGTGGAGCGAATTTGTGGTCGGCTCAAAACCTGGGTGAAGCGGCTCAGGATCGGCCTTCAACGGAACACTGGGGGTTTGGTGAAGGTGCGACAGTCTCTTCGGTCGCTCGCAAAACTCTGGCTCCTGGCAGTGACGGCGCCAGCAGTCTGCCGGCTGATCGATCTGGCGTATACTCGGGGCCACCTTCGAACGGGCATGATGGCCACAATGGTTCAAATGGAAATTCCGACAGCCATCAAGATTCACATTGGAAGCAGCCTGAACCATTCCAGATGAATGACAGCTGGGTGCGCACGGCTCTGATCGTTGAGCCACGCGATGGGCGCATGTTTGTGTTCCTTCCACCCGTTGAAACCGCAGAATGCTTTTTGGATCTCATCGCTGCAATCGAGGAAACAGCGGCAGAACTTTCCATGCCGGTCGCAGTAGAAGGGTACCTGCCCCCTTATGATCCTCGGCTTCTCGTCTGGAAGATCACACCTGATCCCGGGGTGATTGAAGTCAACACTCCACCTACGGAGACCTGGAATGACCTGGCCGAATTGACCACTGGCCTATACGACGAAGCGAGGCTGTCTCGACTGGGGACTGAAAAGTTCATGCTCGATGGACGACACTCGGGAACAGGGGGTGGGAATCATGTGGTATTGGGCGGTAAGACACCGGCTGATAGTCCATTCCTCAGACGTCCCGATCTGCTGCGCAGCCTGATTACCTACTGGAACAATCATCCTTCGCTCTCTTATCTGTTCTCGGGACTGTTTATTGGGCCGACCAGCCAGGCACCCCGCGTGGATGAAGGGCGAAAAGATACGCTTTACGAACTGGAACTGGCCTTCGAACAGATTCCCGATCACACATCCGTCCCTCCCTGGCTGGTGGATCGTATCTTCAGAAATCTGCTGGTGGATGTGACGGGGAACACGCATCGCGCTGAGTTCTGTATCGATAAACTGTATTCGCCAGACAGTTCCACCGGACGATTGGGACTGGTGGAATTTCGTGGGTTTGAGATGCCTCCACATGCCCGCATGAGCCTGACGCAACAGTTGCTGATTCGGGCCATTGTGGCATGGTTCTGGGAGGAACCCTATCGTCATCCGCCAGTTCACTGGGGAACATCGCTGCATGATCGATTCATGCTGCCACATTTTCTGGAAGAAGATTTCCAGTGTGTGATTGGCGAGCTGCAAAATGCCGGTTTTGCATTTGAGAACGACTGGTTCAATCCGCATCTCGAATTCCGTTGCCAGAAGATCGGCGAGATCTCTCTGGGATCGGTGCATATTGAGTTCCGCACAGCCCTGGAACCGTGGTATGTGCTGGGCGAAGAAGGTGCCCCCGGCGGAACAGCCCGGTATGTCGATTCTTCGGTCGAACGACTGCAGGTGAAAGTGAAAGGCCTCACTCCTGGGCGTCAAGTACTCACCGTGAACGGACGACGCATTCCACTCCATCCGACGGGTACAGAATCCGAATATGTGGCTGGCATCAGGTACAGAGCCTGGCAACCACCATCATGCCTGCATCCGACCATCGGGATTCATTCACCGTTGACCTTTGATGTCGTCGATACCTGGCTGAATCGCTCAGTCGGTGGTGCACAGTATCACGTGGTGCATCCGGGTGGTCGCGGATATGACGTCTTCCCAGTGAACTCCTATGAGGCTGAAAGTCGTCGCATGACTCGCTTCTACAAGATGAACCATACGGGCGGAGCCATGAAGCTTCCTCCGGAACACACCAACAGACACTTCCCATTTACGTTAGATCTGAGGCGTCCCACAGCACCCATGTTCATGTGA
- a CDS encoding arylsulfatase, with amino-acid sequence MFVLPEIRAALSVLLLIQLAAESLWANELTLISHQSPRPNVVFILADDLGWGEVGCFGQSKIPTPNIDRLASRGVKLTRHYSGAPTCAPSRCVLMTGKHLGHAEIRGNQQAKVKLPQFTEGQHPLSDKALTIARQFQKAGYATGAFGKWGLGPVGSTGEPNRQGFDEFFGYNCQALAHSYFPKALWKNAESIVNNEKPVPGHKKQPEGEVTMEAYQGENYAPRLIMAEALSFIDRHHQQPFFLYLPFTEPHVAMQPPPKIVEEFPVEWDERVYRGDGGYLPHPRPRAAYAAMIRDLDNHVGDVITSLEKHGLLEKTLIVFTSDNGATHASANPDFHVGGADPLFFNSTRELKGFKGSIYEGGLRVPAIVSWPGQIPPATTINTPSYFPDWFPTLCNATQLPLPEGLDGVNLLPLLTGKTSPDQFIRPDPMVWVYAEYTGQVCVHLGDFKVLRRGLRTNRPGPWEVYQLVSDPGESTNLADSRPDLVTKAIEVLKAQTAPNEIFPMPECDLPVLEKGAPKAKTQGKNRSKQESGATE; translated from the coding sequence ATGTTCGTCTTGCCTGAAATTCGTGCAGCTCTGAGTGTGTTATTGCTGATCCAGTTGGCGGCTGAATCTCTCTGGGCCAATGAACTGACTTTGATCTCACATCAATCTCCTCGGCCGAATGTGGTGTTTATTCTCGCTGATGACCTGGGGTGGGGAGAAGTTGGTTGCTTTGGACAATCCAAAATTCCCACACCCAACATTGACCGCCTCGCGAGTCGGGGTGTCAAACTGACTCGCCACTATAGTGGTGCACCAACATGTGCCCCTTCACGATGCGTCCTGATGACGGGAAAACATCTGGGACACGCAGAAATTCGTGGCAATCAGCAGGCCAAAGTGAAACTCCCCCAGTTCACTGAAGGGCAACATCCATTGAGTGACAAAGCGCTCACCATTGCCAGACAGTTTCAAAAGGCAGGTTACGCGACAGGTGCCTTTGGAAAATGGGGTCTGGGGCCAGTCGGCAGTACAGGTGAACCCAATCGACAGGGGTTTGATGAGTTTTTTGGTTACAACTGCCAGGCCCTGGCCCACAGTTACTTTCCCAAAGCGTTATGGAAGAATGCAGAGAGTATTGTCAACAATGAAAAGCCGGTTCCCGGTCATAAAAAGCAACCTGAAGGCGAAGTGACGATGGAGGCTTACCAGGGAGAAAATTACGCTCCCCGGTTAATTATGGCAGAGGCTCTGTCGTTTATTGATCGTCATCATCAGCAGCCGTTTTTCCTTTATCTCCCGTTCACAGAGCCGCATGTTGCAATGCAGCCACCGCCGAAAATTGTGGAAGAGTTTCCGGTAGAGTGGGATGAACGCGTTTATCGAGGCGATGGCGGTTATTTACCACATCCCAGGCCCCGTGCAGCCTACGCCGCCATGATTCGAGATCTCGATAACCATGTGGGTGACGTCATCACCTCTCTCGAAAAACATGGTCTGCTGGAGAAGACTCTGATTGTCTTTACCAGTGATAACGGGGCGACTCATGCCAGTGCCAATCCCGATTTTCATGTCGGTGGAGCTGATCCTCTCTTCTTCAATAGCACCCGCGAACTCAAAGGATTTAAGGGAAGCATCTATGAAGGGGGCTTGCGTGTCCCTGCCATTGTTTCCTGGCCCGGGCAGATCCCTCCTGCGACGACCATCAACACTCCCAGCTATTTTCCCGATTGGTTTCCCACTCTCTGTAATGCCACTCAACTCCCTCTTCCTGAAGGTTTAGATGGCGTCAACCTGCTGCCATTGCTCACTGGCAAAACTTCGCCAGATCAGTTTATTCGTCCCGACCCGATGGTTTGGGTTTATGCCGAATATACGGGTCAAGTCTGTGTGCATCTGGGAGACTTCAAGGTTCTCAGACGCGGCCTTCGCACCAACCGGCCCGGGCCCTGGGAAGTCTATCAGCTTGTTTCTGATCCTGGTGAAAGCACAAATCTGGCAGACAGCCGGCCTGATCTTGTCACTAAGGCGATCGAAGTCTTAAAGGCTCAAACCGCCCCGAATGAAATTTTTCCTATGCCGGAGTGTGACCTGCCTGTCCTCGAAAAGGGGGCTCCCAAGGCCAAAACACAGGGCAAGAATCGCTCCAAGCAAGAGTCTGGGGCGACAGAGTAA
- a CDS encoding phosphate acyltransferase — MPLPSFDVMFAYLDQLQPRMRVVAAGGADVTVLEAMSLASQRGWIEPVLTGPAPKIEELAHAAGISLDQFRIVDVIDAPSDSSAPAQAATAEIRAGRADLLMKGQIATPALMKAVLDRSQGLRTDQVICQVVLMELLAVDRRFLMTDTGITITPNREQKRQMLNHLASAARGLLKFDSHKAQSKEPIRMGLMAATEKVSEAMPDTLDCPELCEMGQQGAFSDCVIEGPLSFDMAMDAQANSRKQLDRQIVGNADAMLFPSLQAANLTVKAIMYTAHCRFGGMLMGTTHPVVFMSRADETSTRLNSLALAISYALTQRRT; from the coding sequence ATGCCACTGCCATCTTTCGATGTGATGTTCGCTTATCTTGATCAACTCCAGCCTCGTATGCGTGTTGTTGCGGCTGGCGGTGCTGATGTGACTGTGCTCGAAGCCATGTCGTTGGCCAGCCAGCGCGGCTGGATCGAACCGGTGCTGACTGGCCCTGCTCCGAAAATCGAAGAACTGGCCCATGCTGCAGGGATCTCTCTCGATCAATTCCGCATTGTGGATGTGATTGATGCTCCGTCCGATTCTTCCGCTCCTGCTCAGGCTGCCACTGCCGAGATTCGCGCAGGTCGCGCTGATCTGCTGATGAAAGGCCAGATAGCAACCCCGGCGTTAATGAAAGCAGTGCTGGATCGCAGCCAGGGCCTGCGCACAGATCAAGTGATCTGCCAGGTCGTGCTGATGGAACTCCTGGCGGTCGATCGACGTTTTCTGATGACCGATACAGGGATCACCATTACTCCGAATCGAGAACAGAAACGGCAAATGCTCAACCATCTGGCCAGTGCAGCCCGAGGGTTACTCAAGTTCGACTCTCACAAAGCACAATCCAAAGAACCCATTCGCATGGGACTGATGGCAGCAACCGAAAAAGTCTCCGAGGCGATGCCAGATACTCTCGATTGCCCGGAGCTTTGTGAGATGGGGCAACAGGGAGCGTTTTCCGATTGTGTCATAGAAGGCCCGCTCTCTTTTGATATGGCCATGGATGCTCAGGCGAATTCTCGCAAGCAACTCGACCGGCAGATCGTGGGAAATGCCGATGCCATGCTCTTCCCTTCATTACAGGCAGCCAACCTTACGGTTAAAGCCATCATGTACACAGCCCATTGCCGGTTTGGCGGGATGCTGATGGGGACAACTCACCCGGTGGTCTTCATGTCTCGGGCCGATGAAACGTCGACTCGGCTGAACTCTCTGGCCTTGGCGATTTCTTACGCACTTACTCAGCGACGAACGTAA
- a CDS encoding enoyl-CoA hydratase produces the protein MLGASSGDAFVKVEREAAALRLTLARPSRRNALSELMLQELELHLSAIAEDRSIRVVVLAAEGPVFCSGHDLAEMRGRTEEEYRHLFARCTRVMLGLRRLPQPVIARVQGLATAAGCQLAAACDLVVAADTAGFATPGVKIGLFCTTPMVPLIRVVPPRVAMEMLLTGRVVSAAEAHKIGLVNRVVPADQLDEAVQEYVMAISQASATALEIGKRAFYDLAEISEVEAYHKAVELMTQNALACDAQEGIGAFLEKRTPHWQHTRPHFPAE, from the coding sequence ATGCTCGGTGCCAGTTCTGGTGATGCGTTTGTCAAAGTTGAGCGCGAAGCGGCTGCACTTCGACTGACGCTCGCAAGACCATCACGTCGAAATGCCCTTTCGGAACTCATGCTGCAAGAACTCGAATTGCATTTGAGTGCGATTGCAGAAGATCGTTCCATTCGCGTTGTCGTACTCGCGGCAGAAGGCCCCGTCTTTTGTTCTGGCCACGACCTTGCAGAGATGCGGGGTCGAACAGAGGAGGAATATCGGCATCTGTTCGCTCGCTGCACGCGAGTCATGCTCGGACTCAGAAGGTTGCCTCAACCGGTGATTGCCCGCGTGCAAGGTTTGGCCACAGCCGCCGGTTGCCAGTTGGCAGCTGCTTGTGATCTGGTGGTGGCAGCGGATACTGCAGGATTCGCCACTCCCGGCGTAAAAATTGGTCTGTTCTGTACCACCCCCATGGTCCCACTCATCCGTGTGGTTCCGCCACGAGTGGCCATGGAAATGTTGCTCACCGGGCGAGTTGTTTCCGCTGCGGAAGCGCACAAAATCGGTCTGGTGAATCGAGTCGTTCCTGCTGATCAACTGGATGAGGCTGTCCAGGAATATGTAATGGCAATCAGCCAGGCCAGTGCGACGGCTCTCGAAATTGGCAAACGAGCCTTCTACGATCTGGCTGAGATTTCAGAAGTTGAAGCATATCACAAAGCCGTCGAGCTAATGACTCAGAATGCTCTCGCCTGCGACGCTCAAGAGGGGATTGGTGCCTTTCTGGAAAAGCGAACTCCTCACTGGCAGCATACCCGGCCTCACTTCCCCGCCGAATAA
- a CDS encoding HEAT repeat domain-containing protein: MSPLLQPQRFPAVNPMTTSSQPPKRNSHPAEGKYSASALAVLLSGAICLAGMSNADAQHAAPKTKSRPGQSSPAGHGSGSSSAHGAPGMSGRPFTPTPSAVPKVIPGSDRDNRDWVPPDPEKLPADYRPPLKALEMTRLDKPLATQKELDDLKRDLSKYRTVITNGDLASEADKNLLKRGIRFRLAQLSDPLNRENLHKFREELTVRDMQFAAKNKTRPDDIRAFRTAFCDEIVKQAVPLLDNNFYVRLQVAILLGELDILPNDPRGGIQIQAYAPAAKPLVEILKDSSQPEAIKTAAANSLHRILKVGQPDSNLKSEIAQAAVDQLLPMDTHFWYQMRLVQLLSANDTIYDRAERKPYLWNTLLSILNDPKRNWLVRGEAARALGRIAYEPSVPAAKVTQSLANFGVELASAMQSTPQDEALLRSAFVKLYLAFQPLDDSDRDALKRNPGGLLANSTLGPQAKPVYEQLIPIIRAAIKKQAIPGDAVKNLQALGGEKPAAPPANAAASAAGTSSGNTRN, translated from the coding sequence ATGTCTCCACTGCTGCAACCACAGAGATTTCCAGCTGTAAATCCTATGACGACATCGTCACAGCCACCGAAACGAAATTCGCATCCGGCAGAGGGAAAGTATTCGGCAAGCGCACTAGCGGTCTTGTTGAGCGGGGCCATATGCCTGGCTGGCATGAGCAATGCCGATGCTCAACATGCGGCCCCCAAGACGAAATCGCGACCGGGACAGAGTTCACCTGCAGGTCATGGGAGTGGTTCGTCTTCTGCACATGGTGCTCCCGGGATGAGTGGGCGTCCATTTACACCGACGCCATCCGCGGTACCGAAGGTGATTCCAGGCTCAGACCGTGACAACCGCGATTGGGTTCCACCCGATCCTGAAAAACTGCCTGCAGATTATCGACCACCACTCAAGGCTCTGGAGATGACCAGGCTGGATAAACCTCTGGCCACTCAAAAAGAACTCGACGACCTCAAAAGAGATTTGAGTAAGTACCGCACAGTCATCACTAATGGTGATCTTGCCAGTGAAGCCGACAAAAACTTGCTGAAACGCGGAATTCGTTTTCGCCTGGCACAGCTTTCAGATCCACTGAATCGCGAAAATCTCCACAAATTCCGCGAAGAGTTGACTGTTCGCGATATGCAGTTTGCTGCCAAAAACAAGACACGTCCCGATGATATCCGGGCTTTTCGCACAGCATTTTGCGATGAGATCGTGAAGCAGGCTGTGCCACTTCTTGACAACAATTTCTACGTCCGGCTGCAGGTTGCCATATTGCTGGGTGAACTCGATATTCTCCCGAACGATCCACGAGGTGGTATACAGATTCAAGCCTACGCGCCGGCAGCCAAACCTCTTGTGGAAATTCTGAAAGACAGCAGCCAGCCGGAAGCCATCAAGACCGCTGCCGCCAATAGCCTGCATCGAATTCTGAAGGTTGGCCAGCCAGATTCCAATCTCAAATCGGAAATTGCCCAGGCGGCAGTCGATCAACTCCTCCCCATGGATACGCATTTCTGGTACCAGATGCGACTAGTTCAACTTCTCTCGGCTAATGACACAATCTACGACCGTGCCGAGCGAAAGCCGTATCTATGGAACACTCTGCTGTCGATCCTCAATGATCCCAAGCGAAACTGGCTGGTTCGTGGTGAAGCCGCACGCGCTCTTGGCCGAATTGCTTACGAACCGTCAGTCCCTGCTGCAAAAGTCACTCAATCATTGGCAAACTTCGGGGTAGAACTCGCTTCGGCAATGCAGTCAACTCCGCAGGATGAAGCGTTGCTTCGCTCAGCTTTCGTGAAGTTGTATCTGGCTTTCCAACCTTTGGACGACAGTGATCGCGACGCACTGAAACGAAACCCCGGCGGATTGCTCGCGAACTCCACTTTAGGCCCACAGGCCAAACCAGTGTATGAGCAGTTGATTCCCATCATCCGTGCCGCCATCAAGAAGCAGGCCATCCCTGGAGATGCTGTCAAAAATCTACAGGCTCTAGGGGGCGAAAAGCCAGCTGCACCACCAGCTAATGCTGCTGCCAGTGCTGCCGGTACTTCTTCTGGTAACACTCGAAACTGA
- a CDS encoding Hsp70 family protein produces the protein MTQFVDGLTVGIDLGTSSSGIATLAADGQPVVIPNSDGQMITPSVVVINDNGEVVIGPHGDWIRTVNPDRVIVGIKRQMGNPDYSKIIDGNPLNAEFFSALILMKLKQDAEARLGGPVTNAVITVPYYFNDPCRRATMNAGQIAGLNVIDLLNEPTAATLAYAWQKGDLGKLQSGVPEKEKTILVYDLGGGTFDVTVVRYSAMQFRVLATDGDTFLGGLDWTRRLVNHIAEQFRLNYRLDPRDDARARLALTDECDEVKRALSELPQAALEFSFKEKTLKPVITRAEFERLTADLLQRTRDTTEFVLDGVGVAPQELDEVLLIGGSTYMTGVSAMLEKLCGRVPVRVLDPQLAVAQGAAIHAGILQARETGQVLGQTGTVVSRLKSVEAVDVNSHSLGIEITPPGDRNRKLNHIMIPRNTALPCEFKQRFVTNTPNPAGILVRLLEGETKEIDGCTFIGDFRITGLPESLPVGSPVELTYRYDENRRITVVAKELTGGRQATCEIHWSSNSEAGTVDQMQSLVNSFHVD, from the coding sequence ATGACACAATTTGTCGACGGATTGACCGTAGGGATTGACCTCGGAACATCTTCCTCTGGAATCGCGACTTTGGCTGCTGACGGTCAGCCAGTCGTTATCCCGAATTCCGATGGTCAAATGATCACACCTTCGGTCGTGGTGATCAATGACAACGGCGAAGTCGTTATCGGCCCGCATGGTGACTGGATCCGCACCGTGAACCCGGATCGGGTCATTGTGGGGATCAAGCGTCAGATGGGGAATCCCGACTATTCCAAAATCATCGACGGGAATCCGCTGAATGCCGAGTTCTTTTCGGCCCTCATTCTGATGAAATTAAAGCAGGATGCAGAGGCCAGACTCGGTGGCCCGGTCACAAATGCAGTGATTACGGTCCCGTATTATTTCAATGATCCCTGCCGCCGAGCCACGATGAATGCCGGTCAAATTGCTGGCCTCAACGTGATTGATCTGCTCAATGAACCAACGGCTGCCACCCTCGCCTATGCCTGGCAAAAAGGGGATCTCGGTAAGCTTCAGTCAGGGGTGCCTGAGAAAGAAAAAACAATCCTTGTCTACGATCTGGGTGGGGGAACATTCGACGTCACTGTTGTGCGTTACTCGGCCATGCAGTTTCGAGTTCTGGCAACGGATGGAGATACATTTCTCGGTGGTCTCGATTGGACCCGGCGCCTCGTTAACCATATTGCCGAACAATTTCGGCTCAACTATCGGCTCGATCCCCGTGATGATGCTCGGGCTCGCCTCGCGTTGACGGATGAATGTGATGAAGTGAAACGGGCACTTTCGGAGTTGCCACAGGCCGCTCTCGAATTCTCATTCAAAGAAAAAACTCTTAAACCCGTGATCACACGTGCAGAATTTGAAAGACTCACCGCCGATCTTTTGCAGCGAACGCGAGACACCACAGAATTCGTGCTTGATGGAGTCGGCGTCGCCCCACAGGAACTTGATGAAGTCTTGTTGATCGGTGGCTCGACTTATATGACCGGCGTCAGTGCCATGCTCGAAAAGCTGTGCGGTCGTGTCCCGGTGCGTGTGCTGGATCCCCAGTTAGCAGTCGCCCAGGGAGCCGCTATTCATGCAGGCATTCTACAGGCCCGCGAAACGGGTCAAGTGCTTGGGCAAACAGGGACCGTCGTCTCGCGATTAAAATCAGTGGAAGCGGTCGATGTGAATTCCCATTCACTCGGGATTGAGATCACTCCTCCCGGAGATCGTAACCGCAAGCTCAATCACATCATGATCCCTCGAAACACAGCCCTGCCGTGTGAGTTCAAGCAGCGGTTCGTGACGAACACGCCGAATCCTGCAGGAATTCTGGTGCGGCTGCTGGAAGGAGAGACGAAGGAGATTGATGGCTGTACCTTTATTGGCGATTTTCGCATCACCGGTCTGCCAGAGAGTCTCCCTGTAGGTTCACCAGTGGAATTGACTTACCGTTACGATGAAAACCGTCGCATTACAGTGGTTGCCAAAGAACTTACTGGCGGTCGCCAGGCAACCTGCGAAATCCACTGGAGTTCCAACAGTGAAGCAGGGACTGTTGACCAGATGCAGTCGTTGGTGAACAGCTTTCATGTCGACTAA